A region from the Sander vitreus isolate 19-12246 chromosome 1, sanVit1, whole genome shotgun sequence genome encodes:
- the hddc3 gene encoding guanosine-3',5'-bis(diphosphate) 3'-pyrophosphohydrolase MESH1, with the protein MNSDTVVLLETINFAAEKHRSQRRKDPEETPYINHPIGVARILSHEGGITDIEVLQAALLHDTVEDTDTTPAEIEAKFGPIVARIVQEVTDDKKLSKHERKRMQVEHAPHCSGQAKLVKLADKLYNLRDLNRCTPAGWTAERVQEYFVWACEVVKGLKGTNSAMEEKLEELFRLRGVQL; encoded by the exons ATGAATTCGGACACAGTTGTATTGTTGGAGACTATTAATTTTGCCGCAGAGAAACATCGTAGCCAGCGACGTAAAGATCCAGAGGAAACGCCGTACATTAATCACCCCATCG GAGTAGCGAGAATCCTCAGCCATGAAGGAGGCATCACAGACATCGAGGTTTTGCAA GCTGCTCTGCTTCACGACACAGTGGAGGACACGGACACAACTCCTGCAGAGATCGAGGCAAAGTTTGGACCGATCGTAGCTCGTATCGTTCAGGAGGTGACGGATGACAAAAAGCTGTCCAAACATGAGAGAAAGCGCATGCAAGTGGAACACGCGCCTCATTGCAGCGGCCAAGCCAAACTGGTTAAACTGGCTGATAAGCTGTACAACCTGAGGGACTTGAACCGCTGCACACCTGCCG gctGGACAGCCGAGCGGGTGCAGGAGTATTTTGTGTGGGCCTGTGAGGTGGTGAAAGGCCTGAAAGGAACCAACTCGGCTATGGAGGAGAAGCTGGAGGAGCTGTTCAGACTGAGAGGGGTCCAGCTCTGA
- the mfap1 gene encoding microfibrillar-associated protein 1 — MSSRDALNMKLPPIQSTAGAVPVRNEKGELSMEKVKVKRYVSGKRPDYAPMESSDEEEEDFQFVKKGKETEAEAELEEEDVSDPRLKRLLNRVSEDVEERLARHRHIAEPEVVAESSEDSDEGTWHPEREESSEEEEEEEEEVDDEEIERRRAMMRQRAAERKNEEMEVLEVEEEGKSGAESESESEYEEYTDSEDEAEPRLKPVFIRKKDRVTVAEREAEEQKQRELEAEAKKQAEERRRYTLKIVEEEAKKEFEENRRTLAALDALDTDGENEEEEYEGWKVRELKRIKRDREAREVMEKEKAEIERFHNLTEEERRAELRNSGKQVTNKASKGKYKFLQKYYHRGAFFMDEEEDVYKRDFSAPTLEDHFNKTILPKVMQVKNFGRSGRTKYTHLVDQDTTSFDSAWAQESAQNSKFFKQKAAGVRDVFDRPTVKKRKT, encoded by the exons ATGTCTAGTCGTGATGCCCTCAACATGAAGCTTCCTCCGATCCAGTCCACGGCCGGAGCCGTGCCGGTCCGGAATGAGAAAG GTGAGCTCTCCATGGAGAAGGTGAAGGTGAAGAGGTACGTGTCGGGTAAACGCCCTGACTACGCGCCGATGGAGTCGTCggatgaggaagaagaggacTTCCAGTTTGTGAAGAAGGGAAAGGAAACGGAGGCCGAGGCGGAGCTGGAGGAAGAGGATGTCTCCGACCCACGTCTCAAACGTTTGCTCAACCGTGTCTCTGAGGACGTGGAGGAGAG GCTTGCGAGACACCGGCACATCGCAGAGCCTGAAGTCGTGGCCGAGAGCAGCGAGGACTCTGACGAAGGCACGTGGCACCCGGAGCGTGAGGAGAGtagcgaggaagaggaggaggaagaggaagaagtggATGACGAG GAAATTGAGAGGAGAAGAGCGATGATGCGGCAGCGAGCCGCCGAACGGAAGAACGAGGAGATGGAGGttttggaggtggaggaggaagggaagTCGGGGGCGGAGTCTGAGTCTGAGTCTGAATATGAAGAATACACAGACAGCGAGGATGAAGCAGAGCCACGGCTCAAGCCTGTCTTCATACGCAA GAAGGACCGAGTCACAGTGGCGGAGCGCGAAGCGGAGGAGCAGAAGCAGAGAGAGCTGGAGGCCGAGGCCAAGAAACAGGCAGAGGAGCGACGACGCTACACCCTCAAGATTGTGGAGGAGGAGGCTAAGAAGGAGTTTGAGGAGAACCGGCGCACACTGGCCGCTCTGGATGCTCTGGACACCGACGGAGAGAACGAGGAGGAGGAATACGAAGGCTGGAAAGTCCGAGAGCTGAAACGCATCAAGCGGGACCGGGAGGCCCGAGAAGT catggagaaggagaaggctGAAATCGAGAGATTCCACAACTTGACAGAGGAGGAGCGCCGGGCTGAGCTCCGCAACAGCGGGAAACAAGTCACCAACAAAGCCAGCAAAGGCAAATACAAGTTCCTCCAGAAGTACTACCACAGAGGAGCCTTCTTCATG gacgaggaggaggacgtGTACAAGAGAGATTTCAGCGCGCCTACTCTGGAGGACCACTTCAACAAAACCATCTTACCCAAAGTCATGCAG GTCAAAAACTTTGGTCGCTCTGGACGCACCAAGTACACCCACCTGGTGGACCAGGACACCACGTCGTTCGACTCGGCCTGGGCCCAGGAGAGCGCTCAGAACAGCAAGTTCTTCAAGCAGAAGGCGGCAGGCGTGAGGGACGTGTTTGACCGACCCAcagtgaagaagaggaagactTAA
- the hypk gene encoding huntingtin-interacting protein K, giving the protein MAAEGDVDLDLEADENCTGKPAEKPRKHDSGAADLERVTDYAEEKEISSSDLETAMSVIGDRRSREQKAKQEREKELAKVTIKKEDVELIMSEMEISRSVAERSLREHMGNVVEALVALTN; this is encoded by the exons ATGGCGGCAGAGGGAGACGTCGATTTGGACCTGGAAGCCGACGAAAACTGCACGGGAAAACCGGCAGAAAAGCCTCGGAAACATGACAGCGGAGCCGCTGACTTGGAGAGAGTCACGGACTACGCGGAGGAGAAGGAAATCTCCAGCTCTGACTTAGAAACG GCGATGTCAGTGATTGGAGACAGAAGGTCACGAGAACAGAAAGCCAAACAAGAGAG AGAAAAAGAGTTGGCCAAAGTCACCATCAAGAAAGAGGATGTGGAACtaatt ATGTCAGAGATGGAGATTTCGAGGTCCGTGGCGGAGCGCAGTCTGAGGGAACACATGGGGAACGTGGTGGAGGCTCTGGTGGCTCTGACCAACTga